A section of the Thermotoga caldifontis AZM44c09 genome encodes:
- a CDS encoding tripartite tricarboxylate transporter permease, whose protein sequence is MQQFIQGFFQAIDPRAAIYLLLGTFSGLLIGTLPGLTATMAVAILTPLTFWLPPNQGLAMLIGVWNSAIFSGGISAILINTPGTPASIASTFDGFALTKKGMAGLALGINVVFSFVGGILGVLALIVVGFPLARFALTFGPAEYFTLAIFGLSTMVAVSGRSILKGMIAGFLGFSISLIGLDPIFGSERFTFGRMELLNGISFIPVMIGLFGVGEVFYQIFSRRQVVSTGTQPVTQLGRVVPTFKEIKDLTPVALLSALIGIIIGVIPGAGADIAGLVAWDQSKRVAKKPQEYGQGSLEGLTASTTANNACLGGALTTMMALGLPGDAVTAVLIGAFIMYGVQPGPVMFRDNASFVHMVITLMVLANIAFLAVGFFVSKILTKFLSLPQSFIWATIIILSLVGSYAINNSAFDLLIVFISGVAGFVFRLLNVPLGPIVLALILGPMAEANMRRALILSRGSFTIFFTRPISLVLIILSVISLLTSTLKKKATNGGR, encoded by the coding sequence ATGCAACAGTTCATTCAAGGATTCTTCCAAGCCATTGATCCGCGGGCCGCAATTTATCTACTCTTGGGTACCTTTTCAGGACTCCTTATCGGGACTCTTCCAGGACTGACGGCCACGATGGCAGTCGCCATACTCACACCCTTGACCTTTTGGCTGCCGCCGAACCAAGGACTCGCAATGCTCATAGGAGTGTGGAATTCTGCCATCTTTTCTGGTGGGATCTCCGCGATTCTGATCAACACACCAGGTACTCCCGCTTCAATCGCGTCGACCTTCGATGGTTTCGCACTCACCAAGAAAGGTATGGCTGGTCTCGCGCTCGGTATAAACGTCGTCTTTTCGTTTGTCGGTGGAATCTTGGGTGTCCTCGCGTTGATCGTTGTTGGCTTTCCTCTGGCGAGGTTTGCCTTAACTTTTGGGCCCGCAGAGTATTTCACTCTCGCGATCTTCGGACTTTCGACGATGGTAGCCGTTTCCGGCAGATCCATACTCAAGGGAATGATTGCCGGATTTTTGGGTTTCTCGATCTCGCTGATAGGCCTTGATCCCATATTTGGCTCCGAAAGATTCACCTTTGGTAGGATGGAACTTTTGAACGGTATCTCGTTCATACCTGTGATGATTGGTTTGTTTGGAGTTGGTGAGGTTTTCTACCAGATATTCTCAAGAAGGCAAGTTGTTTCAACAGGCACGCAACCAGTAACTCAACTTGGAAGAGTGGTACCAACCTTCAAAGAAATAAAGGATCTCACACCTGTGGCACTCTTGTCGGCCCTGATAGGAATAATCATAGGTGTCATCCCGGGAGCAGGTGCTGACATAGCCGGTTTAGTGGCATGGGATCAAAGTAAGAGAGTTGCAAAAAAGCCGCAAGAGTATGGACAAGGCTCTCTTGAAGGGCTGACCGCGTCAACTACCGCAAATAATGCCTGCCTTGGCGGGGCTCTCACGACGATGATGGCGCTCGGCCTTCCAGGAGATGCCGTTACCGCTGTTTTAATAGGGGCTTTCATAATGTACGGTGTGCAGCCCGGACCGGTCATGTTCAGGGACAACGCAAGCTTCGTCCATATGGTGATAACCCTCATGGTGCTGGCAAATATCGCCTTTCTTGCCGTGGGCTTCTTCGTTTCAAAGATTCTCACGAAATTTCTCTCCTTGCCGCAAAGTTTCATTTGGGCAACGATAATCATTCTGTCCCTCGTTGGAAGTTACGCAATTAACAACAGCGCGTTCGATCTTCTGATTGTGTTCATCTCAGGCGTTGCTGGGTTCGTTTTCAGATTGCTCAATGTGCCACTCGGACCAATTGTACTTGCGTTGATACTGGGTCCAATGGCAGAGGCCAACATGAGAAGAGCTTTGATTCTGAGTCGGGGCAGTTTTACCATTTTCTTCACAAGGCCGATTTCTTTGGTGTTGATAATTCTCTCAGTTATATCATTGTTGACATCCACTTTGAAGAAAAAGGCGACGAACGGAGGTAGATGA
- a CDS encoding sulfurtransferase TusA family protein: MAKYQVTKSLDVRGEVCPVPDVETKRALQSMKPGEILEVWIDYPMSKERIPETVKKLGHEVLEIEEVGPSEWKIYIKVK, from the coding sequence ATGGCGAAGTATCAGGTTACGAAGAGTTTGGATGTTAGAGGAGAAGTTTGCCCGGTACCAGACGTTGAGACCAAGAGGGCTCTGCAGAGCATGAAGCCAGGCGAGATCCTCGAGGTGTGGATCGATTATCCGATGTCCAAGGAGAGGATCCCGGAGACGGTGAAGAAACTCGGGCACGAGGTTCTGGAGATCGAAGAAGTCGGTCCGAGCGAATGGAAGATCTACATCAAGGTGAAGTGA
- a CDS encoding ROK family protein: MDLCVDIGGTKTFVAVFDDDSITPRDVVQFSTQSHRGFEDFLNRLVKVSKELLGGNRPKVWGISTAGAVDEYGNLLWSPNLGWKNLPLKKVVSEIFGDSGVVENDCNAAAYAESWVRRSENLAYVTVSTGIGMGLVLRGKVFRGSHSSAGEIGHTIVEEEGPVCSCGRRGCLQALSSGRGLENLIQSITGEKLSCEEILLRARNGIEPYLKVVLHGAQVLARTLTNIVDALDLQVLVLGGGLTKNEFYVGRVLKYVQQNYYRPPGKVVSLELSKVEPNPGVVGVLLMAREIFNGIKGDTGR, from the coding sequence ATGGACCTGTGTGTTGATATCGGTGGTACCAAAACGTTCGTCGCCGTCTTTGATGATGATAGTATCACTCCGCGTGATGTGGTGCAATTCTCCACACAGTCTCACAGAGGTTTTGAAGATTTCCTGAACAGGCTGGTGAAAGTAAGCAAAGAGCTTCTCGGTGGCAACCGTCCAAAAGTTTGGGGTATTTCCACAGCCGGAGCCGTTGATGAATACGGCAATCTCTTGTGGTCGCCGAATTTGGGCTGGAAGAATCTTCCTTTGAAAAAGGTCGTCAGCGAGATCTTCGGTGACAGTGGGGTTGTGGAAAATGACTGCAATGCTGCCGCTTATGCTGAATCTTGGGTGCGACGATCTGAGAATCTGGCTTACGTGACCGTGAGTACTGGTATCGGCATGGGGTTGGTCTTGCGAGGAAAGGTGTTTCGTGGATCACATTCTTCGGCCGGAGAGATAGGCCATACTATCGTGGAAGAAGAAGGTCCTGTGTGCAGTTGTGGCCGTAGAGGTTGTCTACAAGCGTTGTCTTCAGGCAGAGGTTTGGAGAATCTTATTCAGTCGATAACGGGAGAGAAACTGTCCTGCGAAGAGATACTTCTGAGGGCACGGAACGGAATAGAACCGTACCTCAAGGTGGTTTTGCACGGTGCACAGGTTTTGGCAAGAACTTTGACCAACATCGTCGATGCGCTTGATTTACAGGTCCTTGTGCTCGGTGGTGGACTGACAAAGAACGAGTTTTACGTCGGCAGGGTGCTGAAGTACGTTCAGCAGAACTATTATCGTCCGCCGGGCAAAGTGGTCTCGTTGGAACTTTCTAAGGTTGAGCCGAATCCGGGCGTCGTAGGTGTGTTGCTGATGGCTCGCGAAATCTTCAATGGGATAAAAGGTGACACCGGTCGGTAA
- a CDS encoding MurR/RpiR family transcriptional regulator: protein MDVDEYKKKIQKVYSKLTKSQRRIAEFIIDNPSKITLMSADQLAKASGVGEATVIRFARALGYRGYSDMKEEFQRALVNNLTSSKKVEEGLKTVSPESVLEELVKTHQAVFQSMNISEITKRLKNAAKIISEGNDVYVFGEGAALVPALELSFWLNRFGKKTWLFNTTGRSFFENIVNIRENDVSIGFAYRRTNFELRILFSETHKRGGKNILFTDKPLSQLSELADEIIVTDRGGIGSYRSMAIPVIMSDALLFEFAAINGASLENLRNLEKIRKEYGFE from the coding sequence ATGGACGTTGACGAATACAAAAAGAAGATCCAGAAGGTGTACTCAAAGCTCACGAAGAGCCAAAGAAGGATCGCTGAGTTCATCATCGACAATCCGTCCAAGATCACGCTGATGAGTGCCGATCAACTTGCCAAAGCGTCTGGCGTTGGCGAGGCGACTGTTATAAGATTTGCTCGCGCCCTTGGTTATCGCGGGTATTCCGATATGAAAGAAGAATTTCAGCGTGCGTTGGTTAACAATCTCACATCTTCTAAGAAGGTTGAAGAGGGTTTAAAGACAGTTTCACCTGAGTCTGTACTCGAAGAACTCGTGAAGACGCACCAAGCGGTCTTTCAAAGTATGAACATATCGGAGATCACCAAGAGGCTGAAGAATGCCGCGAAAATCATCTCTGAAGGGAACGACGTCTATGTTTTCGGAGAAGGTGCCGCTCTGGTGCCTGCTTTAGAACTGTCTTTTTGGCTGAACAGGTTTGGCAAAAAAACCTGGTTGTTCAATACAACGGGTCGTTCTTTCTTTGAAAACATAGTGAACATACGTGAAAACGATGTTTCCATCGGCTTTGCTTACAGGAGGACCAATTTTGAGCTGAGAATACTGTTCTCGGAAACTCACAAGAGAGGAGGGAAGAACATACTGTTCACAGACAAGCCACTGAGTCAGCTGAGTGAGCTTGCAGACGAAATCATCGTCACAGATCGTGGAGGAATAGGTAGCTATCGTTCGATGGCCATACCTGTCATCATGTCTGACGCTCTGCTTTTTGAGTTTGCTGCCATCAATGGGGCGAGTCTCGAGAACCTCAGAAACCTCGAAAAGATCCGCAAAGAGTACGGCTTTGAGTGA
- a CDS encoding tripartite tricarboxylate transporter TctB family protein — MVRNSKNSPYRSTTCSWNSSRKRWVNDPPAAPSGAAFNVEVTKMGDLFFSLISIAYSIFLFVESSKLPEGIANMPGPGFFPRLVAFIILVLSCCLLISSLWRFFKKRKCPSLQGEWIQTISTILFILLYVLFWNKGNFLLNTFVLLFLIQVVTGWKWYFALIGSAVLSISVFLLFGKIFHVLFF, encoded by the coding sequence ATGGTGAGAAATTCAAAGAATTCGCCATATCGCAGTACAACATGTTCATGGAACTCATCCCGAAAGCGTTGGGTAAATGATCCTCCGGCTGCCCCTTCTGGGGCAGCCTTCAACGTTGAGGTGACGAAGATGGGTGACCTGTTTTTCTCACTGATTTCAATCGCTTATTCAATATTTCTTTTTGTGGAATCTTCGAAGTTACCTGAAGGCATTGCCAACATGCCAGGACCTGGCTTTTTCCCCAGGTTGGTAGCTTTCATAATTCTCGTTCTGTCTTGTTGCCTTTTGATCTCGAGCCTTTGGAGATTTTTCAAAAAAAGGAAATGTCCCTCTCTTCAAGGGGAATGGATCCAGACGATATCGACTATCCTGTTCATTCTCTTGTATGTTCTGTTTTGGAATAAAGGAAATTTTCTGCTCAACACCTTTGTCCTGTTGTTTTTGATTCAAGTTGTTACTGGTTGGAAGTGGTACTTCGCATTGATTGGTTCTGCGGTTCTGAGCATCAGTGTTTTTCTGTTATTTGGAAAGATCTTTCACGTGCTCTTCTTCTGA
- a CDS encoding DsrE/DsrF/TusD sulfur relay family protein, producing MKIGIQVMVPPYTYEDLDTAMKIAEAALEKGHEVTLFLFADSVICTNKNIKPLRIDRNIPQKLIEMSKKGKFEVHICGICMDYRGITPNMIIEGSKPSGLPELANLIATCDRFISLMA from the coding sequence ATGAAGATTGGGATCCAGGTGATGGTGCCGCCTTACACGTACGAAGACCTCGATACCGCGATGAAGATCGCCGAGGCGGCATTGGAAAAGGGCCACGAAGTCACGCTGTTTCTCTTCGCAGACTCTGTCATTTGTACCAACAAGAACATCAAGCCGCTGAGAATAGATCGAAACATTCCGCAGAAGCTCATAGAGATGTCGAAAAAAGGCAAGTTCGAAGTTCACATCTGCGGTATATGCATGGACTACAGGGGTATAACACCGAACATGATAATAGAAGGCTCGAAGCCGAGTGGACTGCCTGAGCTTGCGAACCTTATCGCCACTTGCGACAGGTTCATAAGCCTTATGGCTTGA
- a CDS encoding YeeE/YedE family protein — translation MVWTGLIIGIIFGVILQRGRICFNSAFRDVLIFKDNYLMRLAALTLALESITLLIFAQAGIITLAPKPLNWLGNIVGGYIFGLGMVLAGGCASGVTYRSGEGMTTAWLAALAFALTARATQGGLFSNWLKWVNQYNITVDGTNAVYAKKIGPTIATVLGINPWIVTIIFAALLIWYAFGVKNKSERSSKLNWIAAAVLIAILAPIAWWTSAKTGRNYGLGITGGWINLISVYTTNAKLNWEGAEIIGIIIGAAISAVAGKEFKLRMPKNPLTYVQVLVGGFLMGLGATTANGCNIGHFLTGVPTLAISSIVASIFFILGNWTMAWIMFGRQK, via the coding sequence ATGGTCTGGACCGGACTAATAATCGGAATCATATTCGGTGTAATCCTTCAGCGCGGTAGGATCTGCTTCAACTCGGCTTTCAGAGATGTTTTGATCTTCAAGGACAACTACCTGATGAGACTCGCAGCCCTGACCCTCGCTCTTGAATCCATCACGCTTTTGATCTTCGCTCAGGCTGGCATCATAACGCTCGCGCCCAAGCCGCTGAACTGGCTGGGCAACATCGTTGGTGGATACATCTTCGGACTTGGCATGGTTCTTGCCGGTGGCTGTGCGTCCGGTGTTACCTACCGTTCTGGTGAAGGTATGACGACGGCATGGCTTGCGGCCCTGGCCTTCGCTTTGACGGCGCGTGCGACACAGGGTGGTCTGTTCTCGAACTGGTTGAAATGGGTGAACCAGTACAACATAACGGTCGATGGCACAAATGCGGTGTACGCTAAGAAAATAGGTCCAACCATCGCGACCGTTCTTGGAATCAATCCGTGGATCGTTACGATAATCTTCGCCGCACTCTTGATCTGGTACGCCTTCGGCGTGAAGAACAAATCTGAAAGATCTTCCAAACTGAACTGGATCGCTGCGGCAGTTCTCATAGCGATACTCGCACCCATAGCTTGGTGGACGAGCGCGAAGACGGGAAGGAACTACGGTCTTGGAATCACCGGCGGATGGATCAACCTGATCTCGGTCTACACAACCAACGCGAAACTGAACTGGGAAGGTGCCGAGATCATTGGAATAATCATCGGTGCTGCCATATCTGCCGTTGCGGGCAAAGAGTTCAAACTGAGAATGCCGAAGAACCCACTGACCTACGTACAGGTGCTCGTTGGAGGATTCCTCATGGGTTTGGGTGCCACGACGGCTAATGGATGCAACATAGGCCACTTCCTGACTGGTGTTCCAACGCTGGCGATCTCTTCGATAGTTGCGTCCATCTTCTTCATCCTCGGCAACTGGACGATGGCTTGGATAATGTTTGGAAGGCAGAAGTGA
- a CDS encoding ABC transporter ATP-binding protein, whose translation MIVVKNLWKVYGKGEKKVEALRGVDFQIEQGEFVAILGPSGSGKTTLLNCLSGIDSPTEGEIFFDGVEFHRLSEEEKTKFRAQNMGFVFQFFNLIPVLTVLENVELPLRILGQKGKSVTVRALEMIKKVGLSGKEDKFPSQLSGGEQQRVAIARALVHNPKIVWADEPTGNLDSETGAAIIELLETIRLENRTTLVVVTHDEKIAQKADRIFVFRDGRILRTIKKGESSG comes from the coding sequence GTGATAGTGGTCAAGAACCTTTGGAAAGTTTACGGAAAAGGTGAAAAGAAGGTCGAAGCCCTCAGGGGCGTGGACTTTCAGATAGAACAGGGCGAGTTCGTGGCGATACTCGGTCCGTCGGGTTCTGGAAAGACGACTTTGCTGAACTGTCTTTCGGGCATCGATTCGCCCACCGAGGGGGAGATCTTCTTCGACGGAGTAGAATTTCACCGTTTGAGCGAGGAAGAAAAGACGAAGTTCAGGGCGCAGAACATGGGCTTCGTTTTCCAGTTCTTCAATTTGATACCGGTTCTGACTGTCCTTGAAAACGTCGAACTGCCTCTGAGGATCCTCGGCCAGAAGGGAAAGAGCGTGACGGTTAGGGCGCTGGAAATGATCAAGAAGGTGGGGCTTTCTGGAAAGGAGGACAAGTTCCCATCGCAGCTTTCCGGTGGAGAGCAACAGAGGGTTGCCATCGCGAGGGCTTTGGTTCACAATCCCAAGATCGTGTGGGCGGACGAACCGACGGGCAATCTCGATTCAGAAACCGGCGCGGCGATCATCGAACTGCTCGAAACGATCCGCCTCGAAAACAGAACCACCCTGGTGGTCGTCACCCACGATGAAAAGATCGCTCAGAAGGCGGACAGAATCTTCGTCTTCAGGGACGGAAGGATACTGAGAACAATCAAAAAAGGTGAAAGCTCAGGCTGA
- a CDS encoding tripartite tricarboxylate transporter substrate binding protein, whose protein sequence is MKRLLVAVSLILATLLLAAYPDRPITFIIQAAPGGASDMVSRTITAIAQEILKVPINCINITGASGAIAMKRLQTSKPDGYTMGYVPVELSMLKALGYADFGPEDFDLLMRIMVIPAAVTVRADSPWKTIQEFIEYVKAHPGTVTVGNAGPGSIWHIAALSFEKATGTKLVHVPFDGAAPAVAALMGGHITAVTVSPTEVKSGVESGQLRILAVMSDERSPLFPDVPTLKELGYDVLVAAWGGLALPKGVDPEVYKILADAFKKAYESETFQKFLRDRGMTPAYLDGEKFKEFAISQYNMFMELIPKALGK, encoded by the coding sequence ATGAAGAGACTTCTGGTGGCTGTCTCGCTGATTCTTGCGACCCTGCTTCTTGCGGCCTATCCCGACAGACCCATCACTTTCATCATTCAAGCGGCACCTGGTGGGGCATCAGACATGGTGTCAAGAACCATCACAGCCATCGCACAGGAAATCTTGAAGGTACCAATCAACTGCATAAACATCACGGGCGCGTCTGGGGCAATTGCGATGAAAAGACTTCAAACCAGCAAACCAGATGGCTACACGATGGGGTACGTGCCCGTTGAGCTTTCGATGCTCAAAGCTCTGGGATATGCAGACTTTGGACCAGAGGACTTTGACCTACTCATGAGAATAATGGTGATACCTGCGGCGGTTACCGTCCGGGCTGATTCGCCGTGGAAAACGATCCAGGAATTCATTGAGTACGTAAAGGCTCATCCGGGCACCGTCACAGTGGGTAATGCTGGTCCTGGTTCCATCTGGCACATCGCTGCGCTCAGTTTCGAGAAGGCCACAGGTACAAAGCTTGTCCACGTGCCGTTCGATGGTGCAGCACCTGCGGTTGCAGCTCTGATGGGAGGACACATCACTGCCGTCACCGTCAGCCCGACCGAGGTCAAGTCCGGTGTGGAATCAGGTCAACTGAGAATCCTCGCCGTGATGAGTGATGAAAGGTCTCCACTCTTCCCAGATGTACCGACATTGAAAGAACTTGGTTATGACGTTTTGGTAGCGGCATGGGGAGGCCTTGCACTGCCCAAGGGTGTAGACCCAGAGGTTTACAAAATACTCGCAGATGCGTTCAAAAAAGCGTATGAAAGCGAGACCTTTCAAAAATTCCTCAGAGATAGAGGTATGACACCGGCTTATCTCGATGGTGAGAAATTCAAAGAATTCGCCATATCGCAGTACAACATGTTCATGGAACTCATCCCGAAAGCGTTGGGTAAATGA
- a CDS encoding bifunctional 4-hydroxy-2-oxoglutarate aldolase/2-dehydro-3-deoxy-phosphogluconate aldolase gives MLEKLLESKILVVIRGLNVKESIDLCHILSENGVSFVEVSFSDEDAPDVLRALKSSFDGKLFLGAGTVFEERTYYEALAAGAHYVLSPGLSWKVAELSKRDRISYIPGVFTSTDVQSALGLGFDLLKLYPADLNLLRSYRGPFPKVRFVPFGGITDVNVAQYFSSGASAVGIGSYIANKELLREKRFKELVERVRKIKQIIGGSNGPVC, from the coding sequence TTGTTAGAAAAACTCCTTGAAAGCAAGATCTTGGTGGTGATCAGAGGTCTCAACGTGAAGGAATCGATAGATCTCTGCCACATACTTTCGGAAAACGGTGTGAGCTTTGTGGAGGTCAGTTTCTCGGATGAAGATGCGCCTGATGTGCTACGTGCTCTGAAGTCATCTTTCGATGGAAAATTGTTCCTTGGGGCCGGAACGGTTTTCGAAGAAAGAACTTATTACGAAGCGTTGGCGGCCGGGGCTCATTACGTGTTGAGCCCGGGTCTGAGTTGGAAAGTGGCGGAGCTGTCAAAGAGAGATCGAATATCTTACATACCGGGAGTTTTCACATCGACGGATGTTCAGAGTGCCTTGGGGTTAGGTTTCGATCTACTGAAGCTTTATCCAGCGGATCTGAACTTGCTCCGATCCTACCGCGGGCCGTTCCCAAAGGTGAGATTCGTGCCCTTTGGCGGCATCACGGATGTAAATGTCGCCCAGTATTTTTCTTCTGGTGCATCCGCAGTTGGCATAGGCTCCTACATAGCGAACAAAGAACTGCTGAGGGAGAAAAGGTTCAAAGAACTGGTGGAACGTGTCAGGAAGATAAAGCAGATCATAGGTGGTTCGAATGGACCTGTGTGTTGA
- a CDS encoding intracellular sulfur oxidation protein, with the protein MKKLLFVAYQSPVGSIWVNEAFRTAFGMYGEDLEPSVLLIEEASVALSKNTKPERLGLLPLSICHKYIKNYGTKVYAVKQHLEKYRVKELDENFGAEIIDESNLSEFLHSFDYVIFM; encoded by the coding sequence ATGAAAAAGCTGCTGTTCGTGGCGTATCAATCACCGGTTGGAAGCATCTGGGTAAACGAGGCGTTCAGGACTGCTTTCGGAATGTACGGAGAAGATCTGGAGCCGAGCGTGCTCTTGATCGAAGAAGCTTCTGTGGCACTCTCGAAGAACACGAAACCTGAAAGGCTCGGTCTGCTGCCGCTGTCGATCTGTCACAAATACATCAAGAACTACGGAACGAAGGTTTACGCAGTCAAGCAGCACCTTGAGAAGTACAGGGTGAAGGAGCTGGATGAGAACTTCGGAGCGGAAATAATAGACGAATCCAACTTGTCCGAGTTCTTGCACAGCTTCGACTACGTTATCTTCATGTGA